The Mya arenaria isolate MELC-2E11 chromosome 16, ASM2691426v1 genome includes a window with the following:
- the LOC128221614 gene encoding putative nuclease HARBI1, giving the protein MILVGIVEPTIGTATMRNNPLPPLLTVLCCLQFFATGAHHIVIAQAHGVSRSAVGKAIHAVSVILAGLLNRYVKFPTGLEIESVKRKFYSVAGLPNVVGAVDGTHVKIQAPPDNEADYVNRKGYHSLNVQMVCDANYRITDAIAKWPGSVHDSRMFSEGILCQKLETGQIDGLLLGDSGYPCRKYLMTPYANPRNLSEERFNTALCRTRVLIEQTFGMLKRRFTVLKYGIRTTPDRAAVYVASCAMLHNFGLEHGDVYGRQTYEDDDMPQVDNQGVDVNGRTQRDYITQRHFAV; this is encoded by the exons ATGATATTAGTTGGAATCGTGGAGCCAACGATCGGTACAGCGACGATGAGGAACAATCCGCTCCCCCCTCTCCTGACGGTATTGTGCTGCCTTCAGTTTTTTGCAACCGGAGCGCATCACATCGTAATTGCACAGGCTCATGGCGTGTCTAGGTCGGCTGTCGGCAAGGCAATTCATGCCGTATCTGTTATCCTTGCAGGACTGTTAAACAGATACGTTAAATTTCCAACGGGGTTGGAAATTGAAAGTGTAAAACGAAAGTTTTACAGTGTCGCCG GTTTACCAAATGTAGTCGGAGCAGTTGATGGCACTCATGTCAAGATACAGGCACCACCAGACAACGAGGCAGATTATGTGAATAGAAAGGGCTATCATTCCCTTAATGTACAG ATGGTATGTGATGCAAATTACAGGATAACTGATGCTATTGCTAAATGGCCGGGATCTGTGCATGACAGTCGAATGTTCTCGGAGGGGATCTTGTGCCAAAAGTTGGAGACTG GACAGATTGATGGACTGCTGCTTGGGGACAGTGGGTACCCATGTCGAAAATACCTCATGACACCCTATGCGAATCCTAGAAATCTGTCGGAGGAAAg ATTCAACACAGCTTTGTGCCGCACCAGAGTGCTCATAGAACAAACATTTGGAATGCTGAAGAGGCGCTTCACAGTACTGAAATACGGAATAAGAACGACACCAGACAGAGCGGCTGTTTATGTTGCCTCATGTGCAATGTTGCACAACTTTGGTCTTGAGCATGGAGATGTGTATGGACGCCAAACATACGAGGATGATGACATGCCACAAGTGGACAACCAAGGTGTTGATGTTAATGGGCGAACCCAAAGGGATTATATTACCCAAAGGCACTTTGCTGTTTGA
- the LOC128221615 gene encoding uncharacterized protein LOC128221615: protein MTPVGLEKLRLGDTMLVVNTIIGRHEAGLIEPVEDAASVADLVVQQAPMTESKHISTHQETVSVQAIEHPSVSHEHPDEPRVMQTNTKKRRRKCMDRIELTEELHDLEVCRARKEIELLDLKIAQQRELFQLKKSVLENAMRNANMDFNITFPGLGNESYNFS, encoded by the exons ATGACACCAGTCGGGTTGGAGAAGTTGCGGTTGGGTGACACGATGCTGGTTGTAAATACTATCATTGGAAGACACGAGGCTGGCT TGATAGAGCCTGTGGAAGATGCTGCCAGTGTTGCAGATTTGGTTGTGCAACAAGCACCAA TGACAGAGAGTAAGCACATCAGCACGCATCAAGAAACAGTGTCAGTTCAGGCCATTGAACATCCAAGTGTGTCCCATGAACACCCAGATGAACCCAGAGTGATGCAGACAAATACAAAGAAAC GTCGTAGGAAGTGCATGGATAGGATTGAGCTCACCGAGGAGCTTCATGACCTTGAAGTTTGCAGAGCAAGAAAGGAGATTGAacttttagatttaaaaatagctCAACAACGTGAACTTTTCCAATTGAAAAAATCTGTTCTGGAGAATGCCATGCGAAATGCCAACATGGATTTCAACATAACTTTTCCAGGATTAGGAAATGAAAGTtacaatttttcataa